The Microtus ochrogaster isolate Prairie Vole_2 chromosome 10, MicOch1.0, whole genome shotgun sequence genome contains the following window.
CTTTAGTCTGtggtttcctctctgctttgttACATACATTCTTCACCATGAGTCTGCCATATTGTGGGCCCAACAAAGTCAACCACTATTTCTGTGAAGGCCCTGCAGTGCTTAGCCTGGCTTGCATGGATACCCACCTCATTGAGATGGTTGACCAGGTCTTGAGTATTCTTATGTGTCTTATTCCAATTTCCCTCATTATGACATCCTACATTCATATTGCCATGGCTATTCTCAAGATCAAATCCATCCAAGCCCGCTGCAAGGCTTTCTctacctgtgcctcccacctgaCTGTGGTTACACTCTTCTATGGTCCAGCCTCTTACATCTACATGAGACCCAACTCTAGCTTCTCCCCTGAGCGAGACAAGCAGATCTCACTCTTTTATAATACCTTCACTGCCTTGCTTAACCCTGTGGTCTACAGTCTGAGGAACAAAGACATCAAGAGGGCATTTCTCAAGGTGATGGCACATGGTAGGGTGGACTAGTGAACCGGGATCCATGAGCCGTTTGAGTGAATTATCACTTTTTGGTAAAGGAAAAGCATCTTGATTTAATTGTTCTGTGGAATGACCTTCTGTCCTCTCACACCCATCCTGAAGGCGGAACCTTATATCCAACATGCCATCCTAGATCCTAGGCAAAGGAACAGTGGACAAACCGACAATGACTCAGCTTCTCAAGAGCAACCTGCTTCTCTTTCCACACATTCTCTTGGCCAAAGGAAGTAGTATGGTTCAGCCTGGCAGCAGGAAGCGGGAAGTTTTTGTGTAGAGAGAAGTAATACAAGCTCTGTGGCTATGGTCTAATATATTAACCCCTCTCCTTAGAAGGCAGCAAGCCATATGCATTTTATAACCTGATATAGTTCCTAGAaatcaaaagcacacacacacaaaccaacacaAAACATGCTAACTGTGGATAGCATATTAGAGACAGCAGAAGCTGAGGCACTGTATGCTAAGTAGCACAGCAGTGTTGTCAGGACAGAGGTGAGCTGATAGATTATGGAACAGAACCAATACAGCTCAGAAAACTAGTTTCACACATAAATTCAGTGTGGTCTATGGGGAACCTGATGGCCTCTTCTGTCAAATACTGCAATGCTGGAAGTGAAGGAATCTGGGTTCTCATCAGAACCTTCCCAACTTTTCTCCTCATAGGCAGCAGCCAAGGGCATGCCCAACCATTGACTGCTGACTGCTGACTCCCTTTCTACCATTTTCTGATGGAGGGTATGGATTGCCTCTC
Protein-coding sequences here:
- the LOC101999706 gene encoding olfactory receptor 2A12-like, translated to MWMIPRQNQSWVSEFILLGFSSDPMTNSILFIVFLLIYLSSVLGNGLIILLICLDSHLHTPMYFFLCILAMLDTGYITTTMPQMLIHLLAHSHTISFAGCWMQMYVFGALAATESMLFVIMAYDRYVAICYPLHYTVILNWGLCIESASGSLVCGFLSALLHTFFTMSLPYCGPNKVNHYFCEGPAVLSLACMDTHLIEMVDQVLSILMCLIPISLIMTSYIHIAMAILKIKSIQARCKAFSTCASHLTVVTLFYGPASYIYMRPNSSFSPERDKQISLFYNTFTALLNPVVYSLRNKDIKRAFLKVMAHGRVD